A window of the Arachis duranensis cultivar V14167 chromosome 5, aradu.V14167.gnm2.J7QH, whole genome shotgun sequence genome harbors these coding sequences:
- the LOC107488056 gene encoding ethylene-responsive transcription factor ERF027-like, with the protein MASSSSSSKRHPLYHGIRCRGGKWVSEIRQPRKASRIWLGTFPTAEMAAAAYDVAALALKGDSAVLNLPESAGKYQIPVTNSPDDIRRAATAAAALMKKNPQEPITTPHIITVNNNDNNTLVDGINNNHIINSSSWYEDNDFMDEEAIFRMPSLLVDMAEGMLLSPPRIILSPSPPSYNSGDGGDTLWSYF; encoded by the coding sequence ATggcttcatcatcatcatcttcaaagAGGCACCCGCTGTACCACGGAATCAGGTGTCGAGGAGGAAAATGGGTCTCCGAAATCCGGCAGCCACGTAAGGCTTCAAGAATATGGCTGGGGACGTTCCCCACGGCTGAGATGGCGGCTGCCGCCTACGACGTTGCCGCATTAGCACTCAAAGGCGACAGCGCCGTTCTCAACCTTCCTGAGTCAGCTGGAAAGTACCAAATTCCTGTAACTAACTCCCCTGATGACATCCGCAGGGCTGCCACTGCTGCTGCCGctttgatgaagaagaacccTCAAGAACCCATCACCACTCCTCACATTATTACtgttaataataatgataataacacTCTTGTTGATGGTATTAACAACAACCATATTATTAATTCGTCATCATGGTATGAGGATAATGATTTCATGGACGAGGAAGCTATATTCCGCATGCCAAGTTTGCTGGTGGATATGGCTGAGGGCATGCTTCTGTCGCCGCCGAGAATAATACTCAGCCCATCTCCGCCATCGTACAACTCCGGTGACGGAGGTGACACTTTGTGGAGTTACTTTTGA